A region from the Candidatus Obscuribacterales bacterium genome encodes:
- a CDS encoding peroxiredoxin: MTEGCLRVGQPAPDFTATAVIDQEFKTIKLSDYKGKYVVLFFYPLDFTFVCPTEITAFSDRYDEFKTLNTEVLGVSVDSEFSHLAWIQSDRKSGGVGDLNYPLVSDIKKEISLAYNVLEPDAGVALRGLFLIDKDGVIQHSTINNLSFGRSVDETLRTLQAIQYVQSHPDEVCPAGWQPGEKTMTPDPVKSKEFFAAV, from the coding sequence ATGACGGAAGGATGCCTTCGAGTTGGTCAGCCGGCACCGGACTTCACCGCAACAGCCGTAATCGATCAAGAGTTTAAGACTATTAAGCTTTCTGATTACAAGGGGAAATACGTTGTTTTGTTTTTCTATCCCCTAGACTTTACCTTTGTCTGTCCGACTGAAATCACTGCATTCAGCGATCGCTACGATGAGTTCAAGACGCTCAACACGGAAGTTCTTGGCGTTTCGGTGGATAGCGAATTTTCTCACCTCGCCTGGATTCAGAGCGATCGCAAATCGGGGGGGGTGGGTGACCTCAACTATCCGCTGGTTTCTGATATCAAAAAGGAAATTAGCCTAGCCTACAACGTCCTCGAACCGGATGCCGGTGTGGCCCTGCGAGGTCTGTTCCTCATCGATAAAGACGGTGTGATTCAGCATTCCACCATCAACAACCTGTCCTTTGGTCGTAGCGTAGACGAAACGCTACGGACGCTCCAAGCCATTCAATATGTGCAAAGTCACCCCGATGAAGTCTGCCCCGCAGGCTGGCAGCCGGGCGAAAAAACCATGACGCCTGATCCGGTGAAATCGAAGGAATTCTTCGCCGCTGTGTAG